The genomic DNA CTGTACAAATAGTATTAACGGTATTTTATCTCCCTCCCGTGTGGAAAATACCATTCAAATGGACATGAATCACTACCAAAAAATCACATTTGATAGTTTGATTACAGACATTTCCTGTACAAAACTAAGTAATACTGTATTTGATTTTTGTACAAATATGGTTCAATATAAAGATTTCCTATACTTTATGGGAAGTACTATGGCTGGAAAAAATGTATATATATACTCTAAGTCCGGAAAGTTCATAAAGGAAATTACATTTTCGGATGCCTTAATAGTCAATTCCATGTGTATTGTTCCGGAATTGGAGGAGTTGTGGGTCGTGAGCAGATTCAAAATTATCAACAAGTTCAAACTGGATGGCGCACCGGTCAAAAAAGTGTCTTTGCCTTTTCCTTGTGCCGCCATCATACCGACCGCAAAACAAGATTTTCTGGTTTATTCGGGAGGAGCCAATACAGAAAGAGGACACATTGAAGGACACTTTATGGCTCTCACCGATTTCAAGTCTATCCACAAATTATATCTGCCCAAATGGGGGAAAAAAGAATGGTTGTTCGCACCTTATAATTTATATACGACAGATGCTGACGACATTTTGATTCTCCCGGATAACACAGACACAATCTATAGATATGATACTTCCGAGAAGGAGATACTCCCATATTATAGTCTTGATTTTCATGGAGAATTTCTAACCAGAGACAAGTATCCCAAAGAAGATGCGGGAATGGCTGAAATAATCGATAAGAAAAAATACATCCATAACTGTTATAGCTTTTATTTCGCTTCGGATTATCTTTTTTTCAAGTTAATGGGGAAAAGGGACGATTTTTGTGCTATCCGGTGTAAAGACAATATCCTCTTTTCTTTCGACCGTCTTTTTGACAATTTCAGATCCAAATATGTGAATCCTTTTATCGGTTCAGATAAAAACAATCTTTATTTGCTTGTTCGCGAGAATGACCTTGCCGGTCATTACTTAAATATTAAATGCACATACCCGGCTATCCGGAAAATGTTACCCGGATTATTAACCACTGGGAACGATTGGATTTTACTAACGATTAAAATAAAGGAATAAAAGATGAAAAATATCACCCAACAGTTCTTTTTTATATGCTTGGTTTGCGTGCTTTTGAGCTCTTGCTCAGATCAAAAGGCAACAAAAATTGCTTTGATAGCGGATTTATCTCCTGAAGAATCCCGGCCGACATGGACGGAGTTGTTTTCTGATCGCTACGAAATTACTCTGCTGGAAACGACTTCCGGCAGTTTGATCGGGCAGATTGATAAGATCAGGAAGTTTCGGAACCATTATTATGTTTTATCCTCTAATGGCAAAACAATCCACCATTTCGACAAGGATGGAAAATTCGTATCGTCTTTGAACAGGCAAGGACAAGGGCCGGAAGAATATCCCCGAATAGAGGATTTCGATGTCTGCGAGGCAGATGGTAAAACTGAAGTATGGATTTCGGACAACAAAAGCCTGAAAGTATATGATGCTACCGATTTTTCTTTCAAAAGAAAAATTTCCTATCCATTTGTAATCCACAAATTTAAAAAGATGGAGAACTCTCATGTCCTGCTTGTCACCGGACAGAACGAAAACATTTTGACGTTGGTAGACAAAGAGGGGGAAATTATTGCCGAATATTTGAAAAAAGAAATACCCTACATCATGTTCCGGCCGGTACAATTTGCGGCTTATGGATCCAGTTATCTTTTCCAGTTAGGTATTTCAAACACATTCGTTTCATTCAACCCGCAAACTGAGCAATTCCAAATGGGACACTATGCCGGAGGAAATGAGTTTCTCACCGAAAAGCAGTTGTTGGAAATGTTTCAAACACACGGTATCGATTTTATCCTTGAAGCCAATAAATGCTCTTACATCAACAACATGATTTCTTTAGGGAATATAATCTGGCTACAGACACATCAGGGTGGAAAAAACTACCTGACAAAAGTAGAAGAAGGACAAAAGGTCTCAACCCAATTCTCATACGGGACAACTCTTTCCACTATTTCTGACGCAGAGAGCGATGACAGCATATTATTATATATCACGCCCGACCGTCTTTCGGAACACCCCGAAGATGTGATCGACAAATTTGGCAATAAGATTATTTGCAATATGGAAGATAATCCTTATATATTAGAGTTTTTTTAATGAATAATCATCTTAAATAAAGGAGGAGCAATCAGAAAAGATAGAAAGAAAGTAAGACAGTCAAACTATAAATATCAAGTAAAAAGAAAGGAGTCTCTGCCTACCGCCTCACAAACGTTAGCAGAAACTCCCGGACTTTTCCTCATTCAATAACAAATAAAGAAGGAGGTAACGGCAAAAATAGTAAATTTGGAGTAAAGAAAAAAGGGTTGGGAATCACCTGTTCCGGGAAAAGATACCGGGTGAAAGAGCCACAATTAATAATAAAATGATAAATCCCTAAAAATAATAATAAAATGGGGACAAAAATTTTGGGCGTAATCGCTTTTGCAGCGATCGCCGCCGCAGCAGCAGGCTGGAACTACCAGCAAAATAAACAGGAGGTTGAACTTTCTGACTTGGCGTTGGCTAATGTAGAGGCTCTTGCTAGAGGTGAGAGCGGAAGAGATCGTTGTGACGACTTCACTACAATGACTTGCTTGTCAAATGGACATACATATTATAACATGTATCCTGCTTGCGGTTTATAATTTATAAACTATAGGTGCTGCTTAAATTTAACAGGGCAGCACCTTTTCCTAAAACGACATGATCATGAAAAGTCTATTCATTATTATTCTATGCTTTCTTTTCACCTCTTGTAGTGAAAACCAGTATCGCATTTTCACATTACCTGAAGAGACTCCTGTCAGCGGGGTTGACTATCCCTATGAACTCTTTATGAATTATCCTTGGTCAATAGATATCATAGATGATAAATTATTACTCTTTGCCACTAAAGGTGACTACTTTATGCGAATAGTTGATGCTAATAATGGCAAAGAGATTAAACAAATTGGTCTATTCGGTGGCGGACCTAAAGAATTTGTACAACCCGTCTATTGGGGAAAAAATGGTAAAGATGTATATGTTTATGATGAAGCAAAAATGTACCTGAGGACATATTCATGGCATGAAATCTTAAATGCGGAAGAATTACCGGAAGCGAAAACAATAAACTTGAAAGGTAATGAGAAAAATATCTTATTCGGCAAGGTACTTAATCAGGATTATTTTGTAGGTTCGGTCGTCGTTGGTATGCCCCATCCTATAATTATACTGGATAAAGAGTTGAACACAATCGGGAACATGGGGAATATTCCGGATAAAGACC from Parabacteroides merdae ATCC 43184 includes the following:
- a CDS encoding 6-bladed beta-propeller — translated: MCIVPELEELWVVSRFKIINKFKLDGAPVKKVSLPFPCAAIIPTAKQDFLVYSGGANTERGHIEGHFMALTDFKSIHKLYLPKWGKKEWLFAPYNLYTTDADDILILPDNTDTIYRYDTSEKEILPYYSLDFHGEFLTRDKYPKEDAGMAEIIDKKKYIHNCYSFYFASDYLFFKLMGKRDDFCAIRCKDNILFSFDRLFDNFRSKYVNPFIGSDKNNLYLLVRENDLAGHYLNIKCTYPAIRKMLPGLLTTGNDWILLTIKIKE
- a CDS encoding 6-bladed beta-propeller is translated as MIADLSPEESRPTWTELFSDRYEITLLETTSGSLIGQIDKIRKFRNHYYVLSSNGKTIHHFDKDGKFVSSLNRQGQGPEEYPRIEDFDVCEADGKTEVWISDNKSLKVYDATDFSFKRKISYPFVIHKFKKMENSHVLLVTGQNENILTLVDKEGEIIAEYLKKEIPYIMFRPVQFAAYGSSYLFQLGISNTFVSFNPQTEQFQMGHYAGGNEFLTEKQLLEMFQTHGIDFILEANKCSYINNMISLGNIIWLQTHQGGKNYLTKVEEGQKVSTQFSYGTTLSTISDAESDDSILLYITPDRLSEHPEDVIDKFGNKIICNMEDNPYILEFF
- a CDS encoding NVEALA domain-containing protein — translated: MGTKILGVIAFAAIAAAAAGWNYQQNKQEVELSDLALANVEALARGESGRDRCDDFTTMTCLSNGHTYYNMYPACGL
- a CDS encoding BF3164 family lipoprotein, whose product is MKSLFIIILCFLFTSCSENQYRIFTLPEETPVSGVDYPYELFMNYPWSIDIIDDKLLLFATKGDYFMRIVDANNGKEIKQIGLFGGGPKEFVQPVYWGKNGKDVYVYDEAKMYLRTYSWHEILNAEELPEAKTINLKGNEKNILFGKVLNQDYFVGSVVVGMPHPIIILDKELNTIGNMGNIPDKDHQSEALVTYGGSVSSYGNKFVSTMASFGYIACYEQQADGTCKILWDACAEQPIYKKDQLDLTLLKLGFADVKMTKNYIFCSYFGQKYDRDNRKNIKPRNMLVFDHQGNLLKNLRSERSLARFTVSEDEKTIYAATEEPEVAIIRFDISNILK